AGAATCATCTAATCTGTCAATAAACCTCAAGGATTCGCGAGCAGCGAAACTTTTACGCCTCTGTTGAAGGAAATCCAATTCATTCAAAGTAAAGGTTGGAATATAAAAGTTCAAAGTCACGGTTTCTGTACAATTAGAGCACCACCTCTTGATGTTGCCTAAacccttttcaaaagctgAAGCATCTATAATGAAATTATACTGTGTCATTAACCTGGTTTTTTGACAGAACCAAAAGAGGAGGAAAATAggtactttttttcacgAGTAAATGATATAAAGGTGAAAGTATCCTTTTATAAAACCTTGACTTTAACAACAAGAGTGAAGCACTCTTTAATGCTACTGCTGGTCGCTTTCTATGAGATCATTTGTATGTATCACCTTTGACGAGCATATGTAAATTTTTTAGGATTGAGTAAAATATAATGGCGTGCAtcaaaatattgaagatgaGATAGCTTTGAGACTAACACGAATTGAAGAGATTGCATTTATTTGTAATACCCAAACCTATAACATGCCTCAAAAACCACTTAAAGTCACCAAGAAGGTCAAAAACCCACGTAGGGTTACGAAGAAGCAGAAGAATCTAAGAAAAGCTGCCCCACTACaattgaaatcaaaaaagaaatctctACAACATTtaaagaaactgaagaagagCTCTTCTCTCACCGAGACCACTGAAAGATTAGTTGCAAGTAA
The nucleotide sequence above comes from Saccharomyces mikatae IFO 1815 strain IFO1815 genome assembly, chromosome: 12. Encoded proteins:
- the SMKI12G4150 gene encoding uncharacterized protein (similar to Saccharomyces cerevisiae YLR363W-A; ancestral locus Anc_4.208) codes for the protein MPQKPLKVTKKVKNPRRVTKKQKNLRKAAPLQLKSKKKSLQHLKKLKKSSSLTETTERLVASKVGHLELLRGTRKELEKGKKASK